Proteins found in one Bremerella volcania genomic segment:
- a CDS encoding sigma-70 family RNA polymerase sigma factor: MWRASDMLMSETSRNARFVSEFACHEEAIRAYVRRLIPSRSDCDDILQEVAMVLWEKFDEFHEGGNFRSWAFGFARYKVLSWIRDNGRSRLVLDSDVVALIADESVEEDSYLEMQRLAFRSCFEKLPSHQRSLMANAYRPDMKIQEVAAESGRSTAGFYQWLYRMRQMLLECVQRQLASEANP, translated from the coding sequence ATGTGGAGAGCCTCCGACATGCTGATGAGCGAAACCAGTCGAAATGCACGCTTTGTCTCCGAATTTGCTTGCCATGAAGAGGCGATTCGGGCTTACGTGCGCCGATTGATTCCTTCGCGCAGCGATTGCGACGACATCCTGCAGGAAGTCGCGATGGTCCTGTGGGAGAAGTTCGACGAGTTTCACGAAGGGGGCAATTTTCGGTCTTGGGCCTTTGGTTTCGCCCGGTACAAGGTGCTCTCCTGGATACGCGACAATGGTCGCAGTCGCTTGGTGCTTGACAGTGACGTCGTTGCCCTGATCGCCGATGAGTCGGTCGAGGAAGACTCCTATCTCGAAATGCAACGACTGGCTTTTCGGTCTTGTTTTGAAAAACTTCCCAGCCACCAACGCTCGTTAATGGCGAATGCATATCGTCCAGACATGAAAATCCAAGAAGTAGCGGCCGAAAGCGGGCGCTCGACAGCCGGGTTTTACCAATGGCTTTACCGGATGCGGCAGATGCTGTTGGAATGCGTGCAACGTCAACTCGCCAGCGAGGCGAACCCATGA
- a CDS encoding LamG-like jellyroll fold domain-containing protein, whose amino-acid sequence MSNDQKFQQNVQDYLEGRATPEQFLQLNEQLRSDPAARRAFREMLNLDSALMETTKEIPRETVEAEAAYHEESCPRTELEPQQQQVSASTIAKSGNRAWGSLILLIAASLLVVVGMLTWFAESPEFAIVEYAAGAQGLSAGMTLGAESHFIQTGTVQLVTRRGTRIVIEAPALFYFESAQRLQLKHGRLAADVPLEAHGFTVITPTGQAIDLGTKFGVDMPEAGEAEIHVFQGEVVAQSIEGGNLQNLRDSQAFRLQSAVGTPSSFRSGAFIQPGEVDSLSAALQAGQPKRSQLALQELRDDPNLIALLDFEDGQKQPGKYRSVQGRWPGSQAAEFVNVGDHMKLDVGGERLWSQLTLAAWVRLDHLGEPYHSLLHTDGWEDTKKGQVHWMVTRLTTMRLALRDNKLAPDERPNEGFPDSQTSVLPEQGRWVHLAAVYDADKKTVRFYFNGQFDSESRLSQAFPARLGPAQIGNWNTNDRTLSGRIDEMLILGRTMSDAEMEHLFAAGNPYR is encoded by the coding sequence ATGAGCAACGATCAGAAATTTCAACAAAACGTTCAAGACTACCTGGAAGGTCGGGCGACTCCCGAGCAGTTCCTCCAGCTAAACGAGCAACTTCGGAGCGATCCCGCGGCTCGGCGTGCTTTTCGAGAGATGTTGAATCTCGACTCAGCGCTGATGGAAACGACCAAAGAAATACCGCGGGAAACGGTCGAGGCCGAAGCTGCTTATCATGAGGAAAGCTGTCCGCGGACTGAGCTTGAGCCACAGCAGCAACAAGTCAGTGCATCCACGATAGCCAAGAGTGGTAACCGCGCTTGGGGGAGTTTGATTCTCCTGATCGCGGCCAGCTTGTTGGTGGTCGTCGGGATGCTGACGTGGTTTGCCGAGAGCCCCGAGTTTGCGATCGTGGAATATGCCGCGGGTGCCCAAGGGCTGTCCGCCGGAATGACGTTAGGCGCGGAATCTCATTTCATCCAGACTGGGACAGTTCAATTGGTCACCCGGCGTGGCACGCGGATCGTCATTGAAGCGCCCGCTTTGTTTTACTTTGAATCCGCTCAGCGACTGCAACTCAAACATGGCCGCTTGGCTGCCGATGTTCCTCTGGAGGCCCATGGTTTTACGGTGATTACTCCCACCGGCCAGGCGATCGACCTGGGAACCAAGTTTGGCGTCGATATGCCGGAGGCGGGCGAGGCCGAGATCCATGTTTTTCAAGGGGAAGTCGTCGCCCAATCGATCGAAGGAGGCAATTTGCAGAATCTTCGCGATAGTCAGGCTTTTCGGCTTCAATCTGCCGTAGGAACCCCCAGTAGTTTTCGGTCGGGCGCTTTTATTCAGCCAGGCGAAGTGGATTCGCTCAGTGCGGCCCTTCAAGCCGGTCAGCCCAAGCGTTCCCAGTTGGCCTTGCAAGAGTTGCGGGACGACCCCAATCTCATCGCGCTGCTTGATTTCGAGGACGGGCAAAAGCAGCCGGGGAAATATCGTAGCGTGCAAGGACGTTGGCCAGGATCGCAGGCAGCTGAGTTCGTCAACGTGGGCGATCACATGAAACTGGATGTGGGTGGAGAACGCTTATGGTCGCAGTTGACGCTGGCCGCGTGGGTTCGTTTAGATCACCTGGGCGAACCGTATCACTCACTGCTTCATACCGATGGCTGGGAAGACACCAAGAAGGGGCAGGTTCACTGGATGGTTACGAGATTGACGACCATGCGATTAGCCCTCCGCGATAACAAGCTTGCTCCGGACGAACGCCCAAATGAGGGTTTTCCCGATTCGCAAACAAGCGTTCTGCCGGAACAAGGTCGCTGGGTTCACCTGGCCGCCGTATACGATGCCGATAAAAAGACGGTCCGTTTTTATTTCAATGGCCAATTCGACAGCGAATCCCGGCTTTCTCAGGCATTTCCTGCCCGGTTGGGCCCGGCCCAGATCGGCAATTGGAATACAAACGACCGGACCCTAAGCGGCCGCATTGACGAAATGTTGATTCTTGGTCGTACGATGTCCGATGCCGAAATGGAACATCTGTTCGCCGCTGGCAATCCCTATCGCTAG
- a CDS encoding PSD1 and planctomycete cytochrome C domain-containing protein: protein MMRWFVLAIILTCLGSDSTLGEEVDFVRDVRPILQKYCYECHSGDVRKSGLRLDVRSEAMKGGELYGESIQAGKPEESPLWQFIADENADLQMPPEGPLPTSEEVATLHRWIQQGAVWPEGVDQVKLADPSDHWSFRSIERAALPQVTRTDWPFNAIDHFILAELEAQDLAPSEAASRADWLRRVTFDLTGLPPTQQQWEAFQNDDSAQAYQRVVERLLDSPRYGERWAQHWLDVVRYADTHGFEVNTERPNAWPYRDYVIEALNQDVPYDQFIREQLAGDALNADAATGFLVTASVLLPGQIGKDEASMRLARQDSIDEIVTNIGTSFLGMTIHCARCHNHKFDPISQQDYYEMQAFVSGVEYRDREFEIPLGDMQLDQRKRWNQRRSELSLLLARAAPLADSASSRPMVNSYENIDRFTPVRTQQVRFQVKATNRYEPCIDELEVFNVEGVNVALAEHGAKLSSSGNNVSPNRHELRLINDGQYGNSSSWMSNEVGGGWVTVEFEQPQLIEQVVWGRDRLGKFSDRLAMEYVIEVRDENGAWKSVANSANRIPFDPNKNSHSPLDVDSVVESEQAQVRELLQERTMLVQKLSQLEDTRSVFAGTFREPDEIRVLGRGSPEMPKQRVSPAVPNFLGNTTLPQDATEKQRRIALADWIVSPTNPLTARVMVNRIWQGHFGLGLVETSNDFGHNGVPPSHPELLDWLSAEFIRSGWSLKHMHRLIVLSSTYRQSSSFNPAAAEVDTDNRLLWRYPPQRLMGEVIRDSILALNGNLNLEMGGPGFSLFDKRGGLSGFSPIESFDKDGLRRMIYSHRVRRERDPVFGAFDCPDYGQSTPYRRESTTSIQALNLFNSRFMIEQSRTLAGRLKAQHAETAQQIEAVYQLVLLRPPTPQEREEASLLVNQHGLASLCRVLFNSNEFLYVR from the coding sequence ATGATGCGTTGGTTTGTCCTGGCAATCATCCTTACCTGCTTGGGAAGCGATTCCACTTTGGGCGAAGAAGTCGACTTCGTTCGCGACGTCCGCCCAATTCTGCAGAAGTACTGTTACGAGTGTCACTCAGGCGACGTTCGTAAGAGCGGCCTGCGACTGGACGTTCGTTCGGAAGCGATGAAAGGGGGTGAACTCTACGGCGAATCCATTCAGGCTGGCAAGCCGGAGGAGAGCCCTTTGTGGCAGTTCATCGCCGACGAGAATGCGGATTTGCAGATGCCTCCCGAGGGGCCATTGCCCACCTCGGAAGAGGTCGCCACGCTTCACCGCTGGATCCAGCAAGGTGCCGTATGGCCGGAAGGGGTCGACCAAGTCAAGTTGGCAGATCCAAGCGACCACTGGTCCTTTCGCTCCATCGAGCGTGCGGCACTTCCCCAGGTAACACGTACCGATTGGCCATTCAATGCCATCGATCACTTTATTCTCGCTGAGCTGGAAGCCCAGGATCTTGCCCCCTCCGAGGCCGCCTCACGCGCCGATTGGCTGCGGCGGGTTACTTTCGACCTGACTGGTCTTCCCCCGACGCAGCAGCAGTGGGAAGCATTCCAGAACGACGATAGTGCCCAAGCCTATCAACGTGTGGTCGAGCGTTTGCTCGATTCGCCACGTTATGGTGAACGGTGGGCGCAGCACTGGCTGGACGTCGTGCGATACGCCGACACGCATGGCTTTGAGGTCAACACGGAACGCCCCAACGCGTGGCCGTATCGCGACTATGTGATCGAAGCTCTCAATCAAGACGTCCCCTACGACCAGTTCATTCGCGAACAACTTGCCGGCGATGCGCTAAACGCCGACGCGGCAACCGGGTTTCTCGTCACCGCGTCGGTTCTCTTGCCGGGACAAATCGGTAAGGACGAAGCTTCCATGCGATTGGCTCGGCAGGACTCTATCGATGAAATCGTGACCAACATCGGGACGTCCTTTCTGGGGATGACGATTCACTGCGCCCGGTGCCACAATCATAAATTCGATCCTATCTCGCAGCAGGACTACTACGAGATGCAGGCATTCGTATCCGGGGTTGAATACCGGGACCGAGAGTTTGAAATTCCCCTGGGAGACATGCAGCTCGATCAACGCAAACGTTGGAACCAACGTCGAAGCGAGCTGTCATTGCTGTTGGCTCGCGCGGCCCCGCTGGCCGATTCTGCGTCGTCCCGTCCAATGGTCAACTCGTACGAGAATATCGATCGCTTTACGCCGGTTCGTACGCAGCAAGTCCGCTTTCAAGTGAAAGCGACCAATCGCTACGAACCCTGTATCGACGAATTGGAGGTCTTCAACGTCGAGGGGGTTAACGTCGCCTTGGCCGAACATGGCGCAAAACTCTCTTCGTCGGGTAACAACGTCTCGCCCAATCGCCATGAACTGCGCCTGATCAATGACGGGCAATATGGTAATTCCAGCAGCTGGATGTCGAACGAAGTCGGAGGAGGTTGGGTCACGGTAGAGTTCGAGCAACCTCAGTTGATCGAACAGGTCGTCTGGGGACGTGATCGTCTCGGGAAGTTTTCCGATCGGCTTGCCATGGAGTACGTCATTGAAGTTCGGGACGAGAATGGGGCTTGGAAGAGCGTTGCCAACTCGGCCAATCGAATTCCTTTCGATCCGAACAAGAACAGTCACTCTCCGCTTGATGTGGATTCGGTCGTCGAGAGTGAGCAGGCTCAAGTACGCGAACTCCTTCAAGAAAGAACCATGTTGGTGCAGAAACTGAGCCAACTGGAAGATACTCGTTCCGTCTTCGCTGGTACGTTTCGTGAACCGGATGAGATCCGTGTCTTAGGGCGAGGAAGTCCGGAAATGCCCAAACAGCGGGTATCACCGGCCGTGCCCAACTTTTTGGGCAATACGACGCTCCCGCAAGATGCAACTGAAAAACAACGCCGCATCGCCCTGGCCGATTGGATTGTTTCTCCAACCAATCCCTTGACGGCGCGTGTGATGGTCAATCGAATCTGGCAAGGGCACTTCGGGTTGGGGCTGGTCGAAACATCCAATGACTTCGGGCATAACGGTGTACCCCCTTCGCATCCCGAATTGCTGGACTGGCTCAGTGCGGAATTTATTCGCAGTGGCTGGTCGCTGAAGCACATGCACCGATTAATCGTCCTGTCCTCGACGTATCGGCAGTCCAGTTCGTTCAATCCGGCGGCGGCCGAGGTCGATACCGACAACCGATTGCTCTGGCGGTATCCGCCCCAGCGATTGATGGGGGAAGTGATTCGTGATTCGATTCTGGCGCTGAACGGGAATCTCAATCTAGAAATGGGGGGGCCTGGTTTTAGCCTCTTCGACAAACGTGGCGGGCTATCGGGATTCTCGCCCATTGAATCGTTCGACAAGGATGGTCTTCGTCGAATGATCTATTCGCATCGCGTACGTCGCGAGCGTGACCCTGTCTTCGGAGCGTTTGACTGCCCCGATTACGGTCAAAGCACACCTTACCGCCGGGAATCGACCACGTCGATTCAGGCACTGAACTTGTTCAATAGCCGATTCATGATCGAGCAGTCACGCACCCTGGCCGGCCGCCTAAAAGCTCAACACGCCGAGACGGCTCAACAGATCGAGGCGGTCTACCAGCTTGTGTTACTGCGTCCCCCCACGCCGCAAGAGCGCGAGGAAGCGAGCTTGCTGGTTAATCAACATGGACTTGCCTCGCTTTGTCGCGTCTTGTTCAACAGCAACGAATTCTTGTATGTCCGCTGA
- a CDS encoding DUF1501 domain-containing protein, with amino-acid sequence MLRPHPQDEPKIHWFDRRRFLMDAASGLGAIAVSSLLGQDGLLAADTQSIDPSRPYQARSSHFPGAAKNVIVIFCAGGVSHLDTWDYKPELEKRDGKPMENGPAVTFQGPAGNLARPQYKFRPRGETGKMVSDMLPHLAELTDDIAFVHSLTSKSNTHGPAENFLSTGSVLDGFPSLGAWVTYALGCETQELPAYVAIPDPRGVPQNGSNNWGPGFLPAAFQGTTISATRPIRHLKPYDISPEEDDATRQFLSRMNQRHLEENPHDSKLAARIASYELAARMQLSVPNVMNLESEPEHVLKLYGADSPDKTKAAFARNCILARRLVERGVRFVQLFNGAYASGGELNWDGHNKLKQQYDKHAHILDQPAAGLIRDLKQRGLLEDTLVVWCTEFGRMPMFQKGSQGRDHNPDGFTSWMTGAGVKPGISHGATDELGKVAVENVHPLYDLNATILHLLGLDHERLTIRHNGIDRRLTNVEGHVIREILG; translated from the coding sequence ATGTTACGACCACACCCTCAAGACGAGCCTAAGATCCATTGGTTCGATCGACGCCGATTCCTTATGGATGCCGCCAGCGGCCTGGGAGCCATCGCGGTGTCCAGTTTGCTGGGACAAGATGGCCTGCTCGCGGCGGATACCCAATCGATCGATCCCTCGCGTCCGTATCAGGCTCGATCATCGCACTTTCCCGGGGCCGCTAAAAATGTGATCGTCATCTTCTGTGCCGGTGGCGTGAGCCATCTGGATACATGGGACTACAAGCCTGAACTCGAAAAGAGGGATGGCAAGCCGATGGAGAATGGTCCAGCGGTCACCTTTCAAGGCCCGGCCGGAAACCTGGCCCGGCCACAATACAAATTTCGCCCCCGCGGGGAAACTGGCAAGATGGTCTCGGACATGTTGCCCCACTTGGCGGAATTAACGGACGACATTGCCTTCGTTCACTCGTTGACGAGTAAGAGCAACACCCATGGACCGGCTGAGAACTTCCTGTCGACGGGATCCGTGCTGGACGGTTTTCCAAGCTTGGGTGCCTGGGTTACCTATGCTCTGGGCTGCGAAACGCAAGAGTTGCCGGCCTACGTCGCCATTCCAGATCCTCGCGGAGTTCCTCAGAACGGTTCCAATAACTGGGGTCCCGGTTTTCTTCCCGCCGCGTTTCAAGGCACCACAATCAGCGCTACCAGGCCGATTCGTCACTTAAAGCCTTACGACATTTCCCCGGAAGAAGATGACGCGACGCGCCAGTTTCTCTCTCGGATGAATCAACGTCACTTGGAGGAGAACCCCCACGATTCCAAACTGGCCGCGCGAATCGCCAGCTACGAGTTGGCCGCACGGATGCAACTGAGCGTGCCCAACGTGATGAACCTGGAAAGCGAGCCAGAGCACGTCTTGAAGCTGTACGGAGCCGACTCGCCCGATAAGACCAAAGCCGCGTTTGCCAGAAACTGCATTCTGGCCCGGCGCCTCGTCGAGCGAGGCGTAAGATTCGTGCAGCTATTCAACGGTGCCTATGCAAGTGGAGGCGAGTTGAACTGGGACGGGCACAACAAATTAAAGCAGCAATACGACAAGCATGCCCATATTCTCGATCAACCAGCGGCGGGACTCATTCGTGACTTGAAGCAACGCGGGTTGCTCGAGGACACGCTGGTCGTCTGGTGTACCGAGTTCGGCCGGATGCCCATGTTCCAAAAGGGATCACAAGGGCGTGATCATAATCCTGACGGATTTACATCCTGGATGACGGGAGCCGGGGTCAAGCCAGGCATTAGCCATGGGGCCACGGATGAGCTTGGAAAAGTGGCGGTCGAGAACGTGCACCCTCTCTACGACCTGAATGCCACGATCTTGCACTTGCTCGGATTGGATCACGAGCGGCTTACCATCCGCCACAATGGGATCGATCGGCGTCTAACGAATGTCGAGGGACACGTCATTCGGGAGATCCTGGGATAG
- a CDS encoding DUF4198 domain-containing protein encodes MKRISATILLLVLVVMGCEEAKPGLKGVQGKVTVDGQPAPEGTQVSFNLVGGSYTFTTRTDAAGGYAYLPPPQAPLEQGEYEVAILPPPSQTTVDETGLSVEVKTKGASKSYGKFSDPKMSGIKTTLGGDVITLDISVET; translated from the coding sequence GTGAAACGAATCAGCGCAACCATCCTATTGCTGGTACTCGTAGTTATGGGATGTGAAGAAGCCAAGCCAGGCTTGAAGGGAGTGCAGGGCAAAGTCACCGTCGACGGTCAGCCTGCTCCTGAAGGTACTCAGGTTAGTTTCAACCTGGTGGGTGGGAGCTACACGTTTACGACGCGTACCGATGCCGCCGGTGGCTATGCGTATCTGCCACCCCCTCAGGCACCTCTCGAACAAGGTGAATATGAGGTAGCCATCTTACCGCCCCCAAGCCAGACAACCGTGGACGAGACAGGCCTATCGGTTGAAGTGAAAACCAAAGGTGCTTCTAAGAGTTACGGGAAGTTCTCTGATCCCAAAATGAGCGGTATCAAGACGACACTCGGTGGTGACGTCATCACGCTTGATATTTCCGTCGAAACGTAG
- a CDS encoding DUF1559 domain-containing protein: MSTQKTDGGFTLVELLVVIAIIGVLIALLLPAVQQAREAARRMSCSNNLKQIGIALHNYHDTHRKFPLGGWRSTAATSSPFGTSWWGGLLPFIEQAALYDQINFEADRAGWTGNSSVLVGTASDVMVCPSFPGETSGWNNRSWDSAATYIGIAGAVINNTNFTESRTNTGFGCCSHSGGTNDGIIAAGGMIFPNQSVGFRDVTDGSSNTLAVGECGGRMFTGNSASLANISGPTVLVTAGGQHGWLMGSEGTGTPPGYSNHRAFNITTVRYAPNEKNYDLNGISTNYGANNPLISEHPGGVMAVFVDGHVEFIAETIELDILKYQATRDDSQVISRN, translated from the coding sequence ATGTCTACCCAAAAGACCGATGGCGGTTTCACGCTCGTGGAGCTTTTGGTCGTCATCGCGATTATTGGCGTGTTGATCGCCCTTTTGCTGCCGGCCGTGCAACAAGCACGGGAAGCTGCACGCAGGATGTCATGCTCCAATAATCTCAAACAGATTGGTATCGCACTTCATAACTATCACGATACGCATAGGAAGTTTCCGCTTGGCGGATGGCGATCGACGGCAGCAACCTCAAGTCCGTTTGGTACATCATGGTGGGGAGGACTACTGCCGTTCATCGAACAAGCAGCTCTCTACGATCAAATCAACTTCGAGGCTGATCGAGCTGGCTGGACCGGAAACTCTTCCGTCCTGGTGGGAACTGCCTCGGACGTGATGGTCTGCCCCTCGTTTCCTGGCGAGACTTCAGGATGGAACAATCGAAGTTGGGATTCGGCGGCGACCTATATCGGGATCGCCGGGGCGGTGATCAACAACACGAATTTCACCGAATCGCGCACGAATACCGGTTTCGGGTGTTGTTCCCATTCCGGAGGTACCAACGATGGCATCATTGCCGCAGGGGGAATGATCTTTCCCAATCAATCGGTTGGCTTTCGCGATGTAACCGACGGTTCCAGCAACACACTGGCTGTCGGCGAGTGTGGCGGTCGGATGTTTACCGGGAACTCCGCTTCCCTGGCGAATATTTCAGGACCAACGGTTTTGGTAACTGCCGGGGGACAGCATGGTTGGTTAATGGGCTCGGAGGGAACGGGAACTCCTCCTGGGTATTCGAATCATCGCGCATTCAACATCACGACCGTTCGCTACGCCCCGAACGAGAAGAACTATGACTTGAATGGCATCAGCACCAACTATGGCGCCAACAATCCGTTGATCTCCGAGCACCCGGGCGGCGTCATGGCCGTCTTCGTCGATGGACATGTCGAGTTCATCGCGGAAACGATTGAACTCGACATTCTCAAATATCAAGCAACGCGAGATGACAGCCAAGTGATTTCGCGGAATTAA
- a CDS encoding H-X9-DG-CTERM domain-containing protein codes for MLSDHPGGVMSVFADGHVDFISETIDLDILKYQATRDDGQVIPGA; via the coding sequence CTGCTTTCCGATCATCCGGGAGGGGTAATGAGCGTGTTTGCCGATGGCCATGTTGATTTCATCTCAGAAACCATCGACCTCGACATCTTGAAGTATCAAGCAACTCGCGACGATGGCCAGGTGATTCCTGGCGCATAG
- a CDS encoding DUF1559 domain-containing protein, with amino-acid sequence MRIRNDRTRGFTLVELLVVIAIIGVLIALLLPAVQQAREAARRMSCSNNLKQVGIGLHNYHDTFGAFPYGVRIGPSNTFGPSFWGGMLPFIEQGPLFDQLDFTISNCGWSGNSGVLTGHAPETLVCPSFAGDVDTIPQNPSWDSATTYIGIAGAVINNSNYTESRTATGFDCCSHSGGHNNGATAAGGMLIANKVLRFRDATDGTSNTLVIGELGGRMYTANSSSYANIPGSNVLMTASGIYHGWLMGTNGGGTPTTQRAFNLTTIRYSLRPQHEKLRSRWDQWQLRSQQSAAFRSSGRGNERVCRWPC; translated from the coding sequence ATGCGCATTCGGAATGACCGAACTCGCGGGTTCACGCTCGTCGAATTGTTGGTGGTCATCGCCATCATTGGCGTGTTGATTGCCTTATTATTGCCTGCTGTACAGCAAGCACGTGAAGCAGCGCGACGCATGTCGTGCTCGAACAATCTGAAACAAGTCGGGATTGGCTTGCACAACTATCACGATACGTTTGGAGCTTTTCCCTACGGAGTTCGGATAGGTCCATCCAATACGTTTGGGCCTTCTTTTTGGGGAGGCATGTTGCCATTCATCGAACAGGGACCACTTTTTGACCAATTGGATTTCACCATTTCCAATTGCGGGTGGAGTGGCAACAGCGGCGTACTCACCGGCCATGCCCCAGAAACGCTTGTGTGTCCCTCTTTTGCTGGAGATGTCGATACGATTCCACAGAATCCATCCTGGGATTCGGCGACCACTTACATTGGTATCGCCGGGGCGGTCATCAACAACTCAAACTACACTGAATCGCGTACTGCCACCGGGTTCGACTGTTGTTCACACTCCGGCGGACACAACAACGGCGCGACTGCGGCAGGCGGAATGCTGATTGCCAATAAGGTCTTGCGATTCCGCGATGCGACCGATGGTACCAGTAACACGCTTGTGATTGGTGAATTGGGAGGCCGAATGTATACGGCCAATTCCAGCTCGTACGCTAACATTCCTGGCTCCAATGTCTTGATGACCGCCAGCGGCATTTACCATGGCTGGCTGATGGGAACCAATGGAGGCGGAACACCAACCACGCAGCGCGCGTTTAATCTCACGACCATTCGCTATTCGCTACGCCCCCAACACGAAAAACTTCGATCTCGATGGGATCAATGGCAACTACGGTCCCAACAATCCGCTGCTTTCCGATCATCCGGGAGGGGTAATGAGCGTGTTTGCCGATGGCCATGTTGA
- a CDS encoding transthyretin-like family protein, translating into MKSTYAHSLTLLLIAVPMALAFTACGGNDSGLYQVKGRLTHDGEPIPQMKIIFVPEDTGIHPESYATTDTEGRFEMKVVSTPGVAPGKHTVFVQDPAAVQGGKTSTDKAYLAVLKKYGDEESSPFTITIEEDLPDLELKLD; encoded by the coding sequence ATGAAGTCTACCTACGCGCATTCGTTGACGTTACTGCTGATCGCCGTGCCCATGGCTCTCGCTTTCACGGCCTGCGGCGGCAACGATTCGGGCTTGTATCAAGTCAAAGGTCGGCTCACCCACGATGGTGAGCCGATCCCGCAGATGAAGATCATTTTCGTCCCTGAAGATACCGGCATCCATCCAGAAAGCTACGCCACCACCGACACCGAAGGGCGGTTTGAAATGAAGGTGGTCAGTACACCCGGCGTGGCGCCCGGTAAGCATACCGTTTTCGTTCAAGATCCTGCAGCCGTTCAAGGGGGCAAGACCAGCACCGACAAAGCCTATCTGGCCGTGCTGAAGAAATACGGGGACGAAGAATCTTCCCCGTTCACCATAACCATTGAAGAAGACCTGCCCGATTTGGAGTTAAAGCTCGACTGA
- a CDS encoding DUF1559 domain-containing protein: protein MRKQGFTLVELLVVIAIIGVLIALLLPAVQQAREAARRMQCTNNMKQIAIGMHNYHDTFKSFPCGALALSSHQSNAENDGVWYRGMHGWPALILDFVEAANLSTRIDTSKLAWTSERADNWFDEYGSHGNTDNQYAAQNMPATFVCPSAARRGPENEFKDYAMNAGNSGSSCCPERALRFNGIGYKNSHVSFKDITDGSTNTFLLLEQKHNNDVQELKDQGASSNPFFWVNHNSEGLAIANQGGTSFPPNVIIDNLSCRTSRSDHPGGLLAAMCDGSVTFIPETIARDPWRALHTRNGDEVVTLP, encoded by the coding sequence ATGCGAAAACAAGGCTTTACGCTGGTCGAATTGCTCGTCGTCATCGCAATTATTGGGGTGCTGATCGCCCTGCTGCTGCCTGCGGTGCAGCAAGCTCGCGAGGCTGCCCGGCGGATGCAGTGTACCAACAACATGAAACAAATTGCGATTGGCATGCACAACTATCACGACACATTCAAGTCGTTTCCGTGCGGCGCTTTGGCATTGTCCAGCCATCAGAGCAACGCCGAGAACGATGGCGTCTGGTACCGAGGAATGCACGGCTGGCCGGCGCTGATTTTAGACTTCGTGGAAGCGGCAAATCTGTCGACAAGGATCGACACCAGCAAGTTGGCGTGGACAAGCGAAAGAGCGGACAATTGGTTCGACGAATATGGCTCTCACGGAAATACGGACAATCAGTACGCGGCTCAAAACATGCCGGCAACGTTCGTCTGTCCAAGCGCGGCCCGGCGCGGTCCCGAGAATGAGTTCAAGGACTACGCGATGAATGCGGGGAACTCTGGTAGCAGTTGCTGTCCCGAACGCGCTCTGCGATTCAACGGTATCGGGTATAAGAACAGCCACGTCAGCTTTAAGGATATCACCGACGGCTCGACCAATACGTTCCTGCTACTGGAGCAGAAACACAACAACGATGTCCAAGAACTCAAAGACCAAGGGGCTTCTTCGAATCCATTCTTCTGGGTGAACCATAACTCCGAAGGCCTCGCCATAGCCAATCAAGGCGGCACCAGCTTTCCTCCCAATGTCATCATTGACAACCTGTCGTGTCGTACATCTCGTAGCGATCACCCAGGGGGTCTCTTGGCGGCCATGTGTGACGGCAGCGTGACCTTCATTCCAGAGACGATTGCCCGTGATCCTTGGCGAGCACTGCACACGCGCAACGGTGACGAGGTGGTAACGCTTCCTTAA